One window of Nocardia nova SH22a genomic DNA carries:
- a CDS encoding acyl-CoA dehydrogenase family protein → MEIQLSDEQAMLQEMTRSFLAKESPLESVRALVDDAVGFDPALWRRGAELGWGAMVVPEQYGGAGSDEAVRDVAVIAEEFGRLLQPGPLVSNTVVAFAVSNFGTDDQRREVLPGLVSGEQTAAWCLAEGDRGWDPHRFVPSVEVRGSGYTLSGTKDFVLDAHAAQHLLVTALAPTGPIQFLLPARAPGITVVPLRGLDLTRRLCRVRFDAVEVAPGAVLGTDTGSAGEHWQRQFELALVMHCAETVGAVDRIFEITLEYANERFAFGRPIGSFQSIKHMFADMYGWLESAKAISCAATDAVQARRADVEEVVSIAKAYIGEYAPRLVQQCLQIHGGIGYTWEHDLHFYLRRAKSNEILYGSPEWHRDRICELAGLPAGDRQHRPGTPSDMPHGQTGDDVDG, encoded by the coding sequence GTGGAAATACAGCTGAGCGACGAGCAAGCGATGCTGCAGGAGATGACGCGGAGTTTCCTGGCGAAGGAGTCGCCGCTGGAGTCGGTGCGCGCGCTGGTCGATGATGCGGTGGGATTCGATCCCGCGTTGTGGCGCCGTGGCGCCGAACTCGGCTGGGGTGCGATGGTCGTGCCCGAACAGTACGGCGGTGCGGGATCCGACGAGGCGGTGCGGGATGTGGCCGTGATCGCGGAGGAGTTCGGCCGTCTCCTGCAACCTGGGCCGTTGGTATCCAATACTGTTGTCGCGTTTGCCGTTTCGAACTTCGGAACCGATGATCAACGCCGCGAGGTACTGCCCGGCCTGGTCTCGGGCGAGCAGACGGCCGCATGGTGCCTGGCCGAAGGGGATCGCGGCTGGGACCCGCACCGATTCGTTCCGAGTGTCGAAGTCCGCGGCTCGGGTTACACACTGTCCGGCACAAAGGATTTCGTACTGGACGCGCATGCCGCACAGCATCTTCTCGTCACCGCGCTGGCGCCGACCGGACCGATTCAGTTTCTTCTACCGGCGCGGGCTCCGGGGATCACCGTCGTTCCGCTGCGTGGACTCGACCTCACCCGGCGACTCTGCCGCGTCCGGTTCGATGCCGTGGAGGTCGCGCCCGGTGCCGTGCTCGGAACCGATACCGGCTCGGCGGGGGAGCACTGGCAGCGGCAGTTCGAGCTCGCGCTGGTGATGCACTGCGCCGAAACAGTCGGGGCGGTGGACCGGATCTTCGAGATCACGCTCGAATATGCCAATGAGCGGTTCGCATTCGGGCGACCCATCGGATCGTTCCAATCCATCAAGCATATGTTCGCCGACATGTACGGCTGGCTGGAGAGCGCCAAGGCCATCTCGTGTGCGGCGACCGACGCGGTCCAGGCCCGGCGCGCGGATGTGGAAGAGGTCGTCAGCATCGCCAAGGCGTACATCGGTGAGTACGCGCCGCGACTGGTTCAGCAGTGTCTGCAGATCCACGGCGGCATCGGCTACACCTGGGAGCACGACCTGCACTTCTATCTACGCAGAGCGAAATCGAACGAAATCCTCTACGGCAGTCCGGAATGGCACCGGGATCGGATCTGTGAACTCGCGGGACTGCCCGCGGGGGACCGACAGCACCGTCCGGGGACCCCGAGTGACATGCCGCATGGTCAGACAGGAGACGACGTCGATGGCTGA
- a CDS encoding acyl-CoA dehydrogenase family protein has translation MADTAGAGMQDLQSFRTRARAWLADNAEPAGERGSALVTGFDSPDVLAGAREFQARQYEAGFSGITWPSEYGGQGLPVEFQRAWNEEATGYFLPSSIFAGVTHSIMGRTLLDHGSEEQKRRYIPAMLRGEHLWVQLLSEPDGGSDLAGLTTRAVLDGDRWLLNGSKVWSSGAATADFALCPARTDPDVVKHAGITLFIVPLKSPGVTIRPLRQITGSAEFCQEFFDDVELGPEHVVGRVNDGWGVTRTLLMHERNMAAGGGMGGLVTAAGGRTGAIDDLIALAQDKRTGHDPHIRQLIGEAAVMARVYPELSKRVLALVGAGRLTPHGASVIKMVRDGNTQRRAEITMAIAGGNGIAWNPDDASGARFADDYLGSRSATIVGGTAQIQRNIVGERVLGLPREPEADPGVPFSRIRRRRDDRTPS, from the coding sequence ATGGCTGATACAGCCGGTGCAGGAATGCAGGACCTGCAATCATTTCGGACACGCGCACGGGCCTGGCTGGCGGACAACGCGGAACCGGCCGGTGAACGGGGAAGCGCCCTGGTGACAGGTTTCGATTCGCCGGATGTCCTGGCCGGAGCCCGCGAATTCCAGGCCCGTCAGTACGAGGCCGGCTTCTCCGGCATCACGTGGCCCTCGGAGTACGGCGGGCAGGGACTGCCCGTGGAATTCCAGCGCGCGTGGAACGAAGAGGCGACCGGCTATTTCCTGCCCTCCTCGATCTTCGCGGGCGTCACGCACAGCATCATGGGCCGGACGTTGCTCGATCACGGCAGCGAGGAGCAGAAGCGGCGCTACATTCCCGCGATGTTGCGCGGTGAGCACCTCTGGGTGCAGTTGCTCTCCGAGCCGGACGGCGGATCCGATCTGGCCGGTCTCACCACCCGCGCGGTCCTCGACGGGGACCGCTGGCTGCTCAATGGTTCGAAGGTGTGGTCCAGCGGCGCGGCGACGGCCGATTTCGCGCTGTGCCCGGCGCGCACCGACCCCGATGTGGTCAAGCACGCGGGCATCACACTGTTCATCGTGCCGCTGAAGAGCCCGGGCGTCACCATCCGCCCGCTGCGCCAGATCACCGGCTCGGCGGAGTTCTGCCAGGAATTCTTCGATGATGTCGAGCTCGGACCCGAGCATGTCGTCGGCCGGGTGAACGACGGGTGGGGGGTCACCCGGACGCTGTTGATGCACGAACGGAACATGGCCGCGGGCGGCGGCATGGGCGGCCTGGTCACCGCCGCGGGCGGCCGGACCGGCGCGATCGACGATCTGATCGCCCTGGCACAGGACAAGAGAACAGGCCACGATCCGCACATTCGTCAGCTCATCGGCGAGGCCGCGGTGATGGCACGGGTCTATCCCGAACTCTCGAAGCGAGTGCTCGCCCTGGTCGGGGCCGGACGGCTCACGCCGCACGGGGCCTCGGTGATCAAGATGGTCCGCGACGGCAACACCCAGCGCCGCGCCGAGATCACCATGGCGATCGCGGGTGGCAACGGCATCGCGTGGAATCCGGACGACGCGTCGGGCGCGCGGTTCGCCGATGACTATCTCGGCAGCCGGTCGGCGACCATCGTGGGTGGGACGGCCCAGATCCAGCGCAATATCGTCGGTGAGCGAGTCCTCGGCCTGCCTCGCGAACCCGAGGCCGATCCCGGTGTCCCTTTCAGCCGGATTCGTCGTCGACGTGACGACCGAACCCCTTCGTGA
- a CDS encoding enoyl-CoA hydratase/isomerase family protein: protein MSDMLLFERRERVALLTLNRPDKLNAIDPDLHREFMSALDEVRQDDSVWALVITGAGRGFCSGVDLTRAPTSGEAAEPSQNERLDEVKWFGRQALAVATLDKPVIAAVNGVAAGMGMSLSLACDLRVGGERSRFRTAMVARSRCPDSGMSWFLTRALGYARAADLVLTNRDVSGTEAYRLGLLDRFVGTDDVVDGALELADEITHLPPIAVRTSKQVLQHALVSDLRTALIYEATSLPRARSAPNDAKESALAFAEKRPPRYTGT from the coding sequence ATGTCGGACATGCTGTTGTTCGAGCGCCGCGAGCGGGTCGCTCTGCTGACACTCAACCGGCCGGACAAACTCAATGCGATCGATCCCGATCTGCACCGGGAGTTCATGTCGGCCCTCGACGAAGTGCGCCAGGACGACTCGGTGTGGGCGCTGGTGATCACCGGTGCCGGTCGTGGCTTCTGCTCCGGTGTGGACCTCACCCGCGCACCGACCTCGGGCGAGGCCGCAGAGCCGTCCCAGAACGAGCGACTCGACGAGGTGAAATGGTTCGGGCGGCAGGCGCTGGCGGTGGCCACTCTCGACAAGCCCGTCATCGCCGCTGTCAACGGTGTCGCCGCGGGTATGGGGATGAGCCTGAGCCTGGCCTGCGATCTGCGCGTCGGAGGGGAACGGAGCAGGTTCCGGACGGCCATGGTCGCGCGTAGTCGCTGTCCGGACTCCGGGATGAGCTGGTTCCTGACGCGCGCCCTCGGATATGCCCGGGCGGCGGACCTGGTTCTGACGAATCGGGACGTCTCCGGTACGGAGGCATACCGGCTGGGGTTGCTCGACCGTTTCGTGGGCACCGACGACGTGGTGGACGGGGCCCTCGAACTCGCGGACGAGATCACCCACCTGCCGCCGATCGCCGTCCGCACGAGTAAGCAAGTGCTGCAGCACGCTTTGGTCAGCGATCTTCGAACTGCTCTCATCTATGAGGCGACGAGCCTGCCCCGAGCGCGTTCGGCGCCCAACGACGCCAAGGAATCGGCGCTCGCCTTCGCCGAGAAGCGGCCGCCCCGCTACACGGGAACATAA
- a CDS encoding cytochrome P450 — MTAPEPPGAEATRPRIPLYSDEFTADPHRVYREMRRLFGPFVPVELAPGVPATLVIGYRAGLEILNDSDRFSADPRDWQRTVPDDCPALPMLGWRPIPMRNTGAAHTRLRSVVGATLAEVDLHAVHRVVERTATPLINSFCSSGTADLVSDYALPLVFAVVMELLGCPPALGAQAAAHLATIADGGDMHQAIIGLESSMLELIQMKRTTPRSDIGTGLLRHGAALDDDELLQQLVMFYGVGMEPVQALITNTLRLLIIDKPFGDDITSGALSTRDALDQVLFADPPLPNNCIRYPVRPILIDSVWLPAHQPVVVSMAACNNDPDAGGGRHIGNRAHLAWGAGVHACPARPLSYLIAQSSVDHLLEALPDIRLRVPDNELRWQPGLLQRALAELPVTFEPSPPLPTP; from the coding sequence ATGACCGCACCGGAACCACCAGGCGCCGAAGCCACCCGGCCGCGCATACCGCTGTACTCGGACGAGTTCACCGCCGACCCGCATCGCGTATACCGAGAGATGCGAAGGCTTTTCGGGCCCTTCGTCCCGGTGGAACTCGCTCCGGGAGTTCCCGCCACACTCGTCATCGGCTACCGGGCCGGACTCGAGATCCTCAACGATTCCGACCGCTTCTCCGCCGACCCTCGGGACTGGCAACGAACGGTTCCGGATGACTGCCCGGCACTTCCGATGCTGGGCTGGAGACCGATCCCGATGCGGAATACCGGTGCCGCACACACCAGGCTTCGCTCGGTTGTCGGCGCAACCCTCGCCGAAGTGGACCTGCATGCTGTTCACCGCGTTGTGGAGCGCACCGCCACGCCGTTGATCAATTCGTTCTGCTCCAGCGGGACCGCAGACCTGGTATCCGATTACGCCCTTCCGCTCGTTTTCGCGGTAGTCATGGAACTGCTGGGATGCCCGCCCGCGCTCGGTGCGCAGGCCGCAGCGCATCTCGCCACGATCGCGGACGGCGGCGACATGCATCAGGCCATCATCGGGCTCGAATCTTCGATGCTCGAACTGATCCAGATGAAACGGACGACTCCGAGATCCGATATCGGCACCGGCCTGCTTCGCCACGGCGCCGCACTCGACGACGATGAACTCCTCCAGCAACTGGTGATGTTCTACGGCGTCGGAATGGAACCCGTGCAGGCACTGATCACCAATACGCTGCGCCTCCTGATCATCGACAAGCCCTTCGGTGACGACATCACCAGCGGTGCCCTGTCCACGCGCGACGCACTCGATCAAGTGCTGTTCGCCGATCCGCCGTTGCCCAACAACTGCATCCGCTATCCCGTACGCCCGATTCTGATCGACTCGGTGTGGCTGCCGGCCCACCAGCCGGTAGTCGTCAGCATGGCCGCATGCAACAACGATCCCGATGCCGGAGGCGGCCGGCACATCGGCAACCGTGCCCATCTGGCGTGGGGCGCCGGGGTGCACGCGTGCCCCGCCAGACCGCTGTCGTATCTGATCGCGCAATCCTCCGTGGACCACCTTCTCGAGGCCCTCCCCGACATCCGACTCCGTGTGCCGGACAATGAACTTCGCTGGCAGCCCGGCCTCCTGCAACGTGCCCTGGCCGAACTACCGGTCACGTTCGAGCCGTCGCCGCCCTTGCCGACCCCCTGA
- a CDS encoding FAD-dependent oxidoreductase yields MAYVITQRCCNDASCVPECPVDCIRPTPEQPEFATTEQLYIDPDTCIDCGACVDACPVEAIFSEDDLSASLARFRDINAAYFQRHPLESNFDPLVTPARPPKELGTLRVAIVGAGPAACYAADELLRRADVEVEMFDRLPTPYGLVRAGVAPDHPGTKSVSAMFESAFRRDTLQYRLNVEVGKHISHDELLAHHHAVIYAVGASTDRRLDVPGEDLPGSHSATEFVAWYNGHPDYAERSFDLSGERAVIVGNGNVALDVARVLTVAPDDLAKTDIADHALDALRNSNIREVVVLGRRGPLQAAYTSAEFLALGHLKGVDVVIDPAELELDPASQALLDDPDIEPSLKLKYELAQEYAAEAPNPDNKRIVFRYLASPTEISGDGHVEAVEFVHNELVAEDGRIVARASDRTETLAASMVLRSIGYRGVPIADLPFDERSGIVPNEHGRVVADAAHVTGVYVSGWIKRGPRGVIGSNRVDATETVEQLLEDFTTGKLAAPQGDRAALEALLAQRQPDAVGREGWKAIDTAEKTAGKTGGRPRVKFTSIEDLLKAARS; encoded by the coding sequence ATGGCCTACGTGATCACGCAGCGTTGTTGCAACGACGCCAGCTGCGTTCCCGAGTGCCCGGTCGATTGCATTCGTCCTACTCCGGAGCAACCCGAGTTCGCGACGACCGAGCAGCTGTACATCGACCCCGACACCTGTATCGACTGCGGTGCCTGTGTGGATGCCTGCCCGGTGGAGGCCATCTTCTCCGAGGACGATCTGTCCGCCTCGCTGGCACGTTTCCGCGACATCAACGCCGCCTACTTCCAGCGGCATCCGCTGGAGTCGAATTTCGACCCGTTGGTGACCCCGGCGCGTCCGCCGAAGGAGCTGGGCACGCTGCGGGTGGCGATCGTCGGCGCCGGGCCCGCGGCCTGTTACGCCGCCGACGAGTTGCTGCGCCGTGCCGATGTCGAGGTGGAGATGTTCGACCGCCTGCCGACCCCCTACGGCTTGGTCCGCGCGGGTGTGGCTCCGGATCATCCGGGCACGAAATCGGTGTCGGCCATGTTCGAGAGCGCGTTCCGCCGCGACACCCTGCAGTACCGGCTCAATGTCGAGGTGGGCAAGCACATTTCCCACGACGAGTTGCTGGCACACCACCACGCGGTGATCTACGCCGTGGGCGCCTCGACCGACCGTCGTCTCGACGTTCCGGGTGAGGATCTGCCCGGCAGCCATTCCGCGACCGAGTTCGTGGCCTGGTACAACGGGCACCCCGACTACGCCGAGCGCAGCTTCGATCTGTCCGGTGAGCGGGCGGTGATCGTCGGTAACGGCAACGTCGCCCTGGATGTGGCGCGGGTGCTGACCGTGGCGCCCGACGATCTGGCCAAGACCGATATCGCCGATCACGCCCTGGACGCCCTGCGCAACAGCAACATCCGTGAGGTCGTGGTGCTGGGCCGTCGTGGCCCGTTGCAGGCCGCCTACACCTCGGCGGAATTCCTGGCGCTGGGCCATCTGAAGGGTGTCGATGTGGTCATCGATCCCGCCGAGCTGGAACTGGACCCGGCCAGCCAGGCGCTGCTCGACGACCCCGACATCGAGCCCTCGCTGAAGCTGAAATACGAACTGGCCCAGGAGTACGCGGCCGAGGCCCCGAACCCGGACAACAAGCGCATCGTGTTCCGCTATCTGGCCTCGCCGACCGAGATCAGCGGTGACGGCCACGTCGAGGCCGTGGAGTTCGTGCACAACGAACTCGTCGCCGAGGACGGCCGGATCGTGGCGCGGGCGTCGGATCGCACCGAGACCCTCGCGGCGTCGATGGTGTTGCGGTCCATCGGATATCGCGGTGTGCCGATCGCGGACCTGCCCTTCGACGAACGCAGCGGCATCGTGCCCAACGAGCACGGCCGGGTCGTGGCCGATGCCGCGCACGTGACCGGTGTGTATGTCTCGGGCTGGATCAAACGCGGACCGCGTGGTGTCATCGGCTCCAACCGGGTCGACGCCACCGAAACCGTCGAACAGCTGCTCGAGGATTTCACCACCGGCAAACTGGCTGCACCACAGGGAGATCGGGCCGCGCTCGAGGCGCTGCTCGCGCAGCGGCAACCCGACGCCGTCGGCCGGGAGGGCTGGAAGGCCATCGACACCGCCGAGAAGACCGCGGGCAAGACCGGCGGACGCCCCCGCGTCAAATTCACCTCGATCGAGGATCTACTCAAAGCCGCACGCAGCTGA
- a CDS encoding OB-fold domain-containing protein, with protein MVGLVAYGVYLPRHRLKRSEIAAVLGGAGAKGTRTVAGYDEDVTSMAVEAGRLALASAGSDVAPQRLLYATTHPPYLDKTNANTVHAALRLDSSALTVDMAGSVRSGVGAVLMAAEGSVPTLVTLSDIRTGLPGGADEREGGDAAAALLFAPDRPALAELVAHATATEEFLDRWRLEGAPASRVWEERFGEHAYLPLADAAYADALKQAGLTTADVDVLAVAGTHARAVRSFSAHAGAQRVVDGLGATLGNSGIAHPGVLLASALDEARPGQTIALVVLADGATTMIFKVGEAIEDYRRGPTVADQLAAGNDSLRYADFLSWRGHLTKEPPRRPDPSGPAAPPSLRSADYKFGFVASRCEECDFVHLPAVRVCVNCHSTDRMAEVPLADKLGTVATFAIDHLAFSPSPPVISAIIDFDGGGRFRFELTDADPDQVAIGDRVEMTFRRLITAGGVHNYFWKARPAGKEF; from the coding sequence ATGGTCGGTCTGGTGGCCTATGGGGTCTACCTGCCCCGGCACCGCCTGAAGCGGTCCGAAATCGCAGCGGTGCTCGGCGGGGCAGGAGCGAAGGGAACCCGAACCGTCGCGGGTTACGACGAGGACGTCACATCGATGGCCGTCGAAGCCGGACGGCTGGCGTTGGCATCGGCGGGATCGGACGTGGCCCCGCAGCGCCTGCTGTACGCCACGACGCACCCTCCGTATCTGGACAAGACCAACGCGAACACCGTGCATGCGGCGTTGAGGCTGGATTCGTCCGCTCTCACGGTCGATATGGCCGGTTCGGTTCGTTCCGGTGTGGGCGCCGTGCTCATGGCGGCCGAAGGCTCGGTACCGACGTTGGTCACGCTCAGTGACATTCGGACCGGCCTGCCCGGCGGCGCCGATGAGCGCGAAGGCGGAGACGCGGCGGCCGCCCTGCTGTTCGCACCCGACAGGCCCGCCCTGGCCGAACTGGTCGCCCATGCCACGGCGACCGAGGAGTTCCTCGACCGCTGGCGCCTGGAAGGCGCGCCCGCCTCCCGAGTGTGGGAGGAACGCTTCGGGGAGCACGCCTACCTGCCGCTGGCGGACGCCGCGTACGCGGATGCGCTCAAACAAGCCGGACTGACAACCGCCGATGTCGATGTTCTGGCGGTGGCGGGCACCCACGCCAGGGCCGTCCGGTCGTTCTCGGCGCACGCCGGAGCCCAGCGGGTGGTCGATGGGCTCGGCGCCACGTTGGGAAACTCCGGGATCGCGCATCCCGGGGTGCTGCTGGCTTCGGCACTGGACGAGGCCCGGCCCGGGCAGACCATCGCACTGGTGGTCCTCGCCGACGGCGCGACCACCATGATCTTCAAGGTCGGCGAGGCGATCGAGGACTATCGTCGCGGCCCGACCGTGGCCGATCAGCTTGCGGCGGGCAATGATTCGCTGCGCTACGCAGATTTCCTGAGCTGGCGCGGGCACCTCACCAAGGAGCCGCCCCGCCGACCGGACCCCAGCGGTCCCGCCGCTCCGCCGTCGCTGCGCTCGGCGGACTACAAGTTCGGGTTCGTCGCCTCCCGCTGCGAGGAATGCGACTTCGTGCATCTGCCCGCGGTACGAGTATGCGTCAACTGCCATTCGACGGATCGAATGGCAGAGGTCCCGCTCGCCGACAAACTCGGAACCGTGGCGACCTTCGCCATCGACCATCTGGCCTTCTCGCCGAGTCCGCCGGTGATCTCCGCGATCATCGATTTCGATGGCGGCGGACGCTTCCGGTTCGAGCTGACCGACGCCGACCCCGACCAGGTCGCCATCGGTGACCGGGTCGAGATGACCTTCCGCCGCCTGATCACCGCCGGCGGCGTCCACAACTATTTCTGGAAGGCCCGCCCTGCCGGGAAGGAGTTCTGA
- a CDS encoding acetyl-CoA acetyltransferase, translating into MASRGIRDRVAIVGMGCTKFAEHWDRGTEDLLIESTDDALGSADMTHADIDAYWFGTMKSGNSGMILSKALRIEGKPVTRVENMCATGSEALRNACYAVASGAVDTAMAVGVEKLKDSGFSGLVASPVPNDGTTPETTAPALFSLIAPAYCKRYGVDEAELKEVLTRIAWKNHYNGARNSRAQFTKEVSKETIAKAAPIAGMLGIFDCSGVSDGSAAAIVVRAEDAYRYTDKPIFVKGLSFIAGAARGSIDPGYDFTTFPEVEMSARDAYAQAGVQDPRAEIAMAEVHDCFTPTELVLMEDLGFAERGFGWKEVLAGTYDLAGELPVNPDGGLKAFGHPIGASGLRMMFECWLQLRGEAPEQRRIASIAKGRKLALTHNLGGQPGECVSFVSVVGTEPSA; encoded by the coding sequence ATGGCATCCCGAGGAATCAGGGACCGTGTCGCCATTGTCGGCATGGGCTGCACCAAATTCGCCGAACACTGGGATCGCGGCACCGAGGATCTGCTGATCGAGTCGACCGATGACGCGCTGGGCTCGGCGGATATGACCCACGCCGATATCGACGCCTACTGGTTCGGCACGATGAAGTCCGGAAATTCCGGCATGATCCTGTCCAAGGCGCTGCGGATCGAGGGCAAACCGGTCACCCGCGTCGAGAACATGTGCGCCACCGGATCCGAGGCACTGCGCAACGCCTGCTACGCGGTCGCCTCGGGTGCGGTCGACACCGCCATGGCCGTGGGAGTCGAAAAGCTCAAGGACTCGGGCTTTTCCGGACTGGTGGCCAGCCCGGTGCCGAATGACGGCACCACGCCGGAGACCACCGCCCCGGCTCTGTTCAGCCTGATCGCCCCGGCCTACTGCAAGCGTTACGGGGTCGACGAGGCCGAACTCAAGGAGGTTCTCACCAGGATCGCCTGGAAGAACCACTACAACGGCGCTCGCAACAGCCGTGCCCAGTTCACCAAGGAGGTGTCGAAGGAGACGATCGCCAAGGCCGCGCCGATCGCCGGAATGCTCGGCATCTTCGATTGTTCCGGAGTCTCGGACGGTTCGGCCGCCGCCATCGTCGTGCGTGCCGAGGACGCCTATCGCTACACCGACAAGCCGATCTTCGTGAAGGGCCTGTCGTTCATCGCCGGTGCGGCGCGCGGCAGTATCGACCCCGGATACGACTTCACAACCTTTCCCGAGGTCGAGATGTCGGCACGAGATGCCTACGCGCAGGCCGGTGTTCAGGATCCGCGGGCCGAGATCGCCATGGCCGAGGTGCACGACTGCTTCACACCGACCGAGCTGGTGCTGATGGAAGACCTCGGTTTCGCCGAGCGCGGTTTCGGCTGGAAAGAGGTACTGGCCGGCACCTACGACCTGGCTGGTGAGCTTCCGGTCAACCCCGACGGTGGTCTGAAGGCATTCGGTCACCCCATCGGCGCCTCCGGACTCCGCATGATGTTCGAGTGCTGGCTGCAACTGCGCGGCGAGGCTCCCGAACAGCGCCGGATCGCCAGTATCGCGAAGGGCAGGAAGCTGGCCCTGACCCACAACCTCGGCGGTCAGCCGGGGGAGTGCGTCAGCTTCGTCTCGGTCGTGGGCACCGAACCGTCGGCCTGA
- a CDS encoding flavin-containing monooxygenase: MTPPDSSSEPDHEKLAQRYAQERAKRLGDAYRYRPLSREGQFARFARDMNARELPGREPVCAEIEVLIVGGGISGLVSAVELDRAGIADYALVEKGYDFGGTWYWNRYPGVRCDTEAYIYLPFLEETGYVPTERYTGGDEIRDYLRLLAEHFDIPRRSYLGTTVVDASWDNARMRWIVTTDRGDEWAARYLLLGGGAQHMMRFPDIPGLETFEGYSFHSSRWDHEYTGARLENLRDERVALIGTGATGVQIIPNLAESVSELYVVQRTPCAVDRRLDGPTDAEWFRSMPPGWQRARMESFEAVLRGEAPRPGLVGDQWTEIWGPPALTGVESREELEAADAAEDFAQMERIRRRIDETVDDPSVAALLKPYYYRRCKRATFNNDYLRAFNRPNVHLIDTDGRSVDKITARGFVVRGVEYEVDCIIYATGQVFQSAMYVSGEFPIRGRTGSLLTDEWEHGARSLHGTMVADFPNLMMVGSLVHSGPTINAILPILEQAAHVAHIISAATADGVTALEPTPEAEHRWCERVADLAPLVDESKTCTPGNKIHVVDGKPLAHVVYGGGPFEYFEILRDWRQRGSWSTDLRRIGQPERKLQDQ, encoded by the coding sequence GTGACGCCGCCTGATTCGTCGTCCGAGCCAGACCACGAGAAGCTCGCGCAGCGCTACGCCCAGGAGCGGGCCAAGCGGCTCGGCGACGCGTACCGATACCGCCCGCTGTCGCGGGAGGGACAGTTCGCTCGCTTCGCCCGTGACATGAACGCGCGCGAACTCCCCGGCCGCGAACCCGTGTGTGCGGAGATCGAGGTGTTGATCGTCGGTGGCGGCATCAGCGGCCTCGTATCCGCGGTCGAACTCGATCGCGCCGGTATCGCGGACTACGCCCTGGTCGAGAAGGGCTACGACTTCGGCGGCACGTGGTACTGGAACCGCTATCCCGGTGTTCGGTGCGATACCGAGGCCTACATCTACCTCCCGTTCCTCGAGGAGACGGGCTACGTGCCCACGGAGCGGTACACCGGCGGCGACGAGATCCGTGACTACCTGCGCCTGCTGGCCGAACACTTCGACATTCCGCGGCGGTCGTATCTGGGCACCACCGTCGTGGACGCCTCGTGGGACAACGCGCGGATGCGATGGATCGTCACGACCGATCGCGGTGACGAGTGGGCGGCCCGATATCTGCTGCTCGGTGGCGGCGCCCAGCACATGATGCGGTTCCCCGACATCCCGGGGCTGGAAACATTCGAGGGGTATTCGTTCCACTCCAGCCGCTGGGACCACGAGTACACCGGTGCTCGGCTCGAGAACCTGCGAGACGAGCGCGTGGCGCTGATCGGCACGGGCGCGACGGGTGTGCAGATCATTCCGAATCTGGCCGAAAGCGTCTCGGAACTGTATGTGGTGCAGCGGACCCCGTGCGCGGTCGACCGCCGGCTGGACGGCCCCACCGACGCCGAGTGGTTCCGGAGTATGCCACCGGGCTGGCAACGTGCCCGGATGGAAAGCTTCGAGGCGGTACTGCGCGGCGAGGCGCCCAGGCCGGGACTGGTCGGTGATCAGTGGACCGAGATCTGGGGTCCGCCGGCACTGACCGGTGTGGAGAGCCGCGAGGAGCTCGAAGCAGCCGATGCCGCAGAGGATTTCGCGCAGATGGAGCGCATCCGCAGGCGGATCGACGAGACCGTCGACGACCCGTCGGTCGCGGCCCTGTTGAAGCCGTACTACTACCGGCGTTGCAAGCGCGCGACATTCAACAACGACTACCTGCGGGCGTTCAACCGGCCGAACGTTCATCTGATCGACACCGACGGCCGCAGCGTCGACAAGATCACGGCGCGAGGGTTCGTCGTCCGCGGAGTCGAATACGAGGTCGACTGCATCATCTACGCCACCGGCCAGGTCTTCCAGTCGGCCATGTATGTCAGCGGCGAGTTCCCGATCAGAGGCAGGACCGGGAGCCTGCTCACCGACGAATGGGAACACGGTGCGCGCAGCCTGCACGGCACGATGGTCGCCGACTTCCCGAACCTGATGATGGTCGGAAGCCTCGTGCACAGTGGGCCGACCATCAACGCCATCCTGCCCATCCTGGAACAGGCGGCACATGTGGCGCACATCATCTCGGCGGCCACGGCCGACGGAGTGACTGCCCTCGAGCCGACCCCCGAGGCCGAACACCGGTGGTGCGAGCGCGTCGCGGACCTGGCGCCGCTGGTCGACGAATCGAAGACCTGCACGCCTGGCAACAAGATCCACGTGGTGGACGGGAAACCGCTGGCGCATGTCGTCTACGGCGGCGGGCCGTTCGAGTACTTCGAGATTCTGCGCGATTGGCGCCAGCGGGGCTCGTGGTCCACCGACCTGCGTCGTATCGGACAACCGGAGCGGAAGCTTCAAGATCAATGA